One Persephonella sp. genomic window, TTTTACGAAGAAGAGGACTTTATCCTTACACACGATGAGCCCTCAATACCGGGAACTTATCACTTTTTGACATCAATCAGAGATGCAAAGGAGACATTCACATGCTTTGAAAACAGATTTTGTTTCTACGGACATGCACATTTAAACATACTTTTTGTGAAAGATACTGATGGGAATGTTTTCAATGAAGGTTCAGGATTTTTTAAAATCCAGAATGGTCAGCAGTTTTTGATATGTGCAGGGAGTGTAGGACAGCCCAGAGACAGGGATCCCAGAGCAGGCTATGTTATAGTAGATACTGATAAAGGAACAATCCAGTTTAGAAGGGTTAAGTATGATGTTGAAAAGGCAGCCTCCGACATTAAAAATGCCGGGCTGCCTGAGGTTTTTGCACAGATCTTAATGATGAAAAAAGATTAATTTTCCTTTTTTTCCTCTTCATAAGGGGCAGATACAGCTGATTTGATAACTCTGATCATAGTTCCTTCAGATACCTTCAGGGTAACGGTTTTTTCATCTATTCCTTTGATCTCACCTATAATTCCCCCTGAAGTAACCACCTTATCCCCCTTTTTAAGAGAGTTTATAAACTCCTGATGCTTTTTTCTTTGCTGCTGCTGTGGTCTGTAGAGAAGAAAATAAAATATGGCGATAAGAATCACCATCCACAAAACAGCACCTATAATACTGCTCATCGGATCGCCCTGCATGGAATACCTCCTTTGAAGTTTGTAATATTCTACACCAAATTTTTAAAAGGTCTGGTTTTTTTTACGCAAGTTTATTATTATAAAAATATAACTACTTTAAGGAGGTTAGGGGTATGAGAAAACTCCTGGCAGCAGCAATGGGCGTAGCTATTATCTCGCTACCTTCATTTGCTGTTAACAAAGAAAACACAGGTTGTGGTCTGGGTTACATGCTATTCAAAGATGCTCCAGACTCAACACTTTTTGAGATCCTTGCTGTTACAACTAACGGCACATTCGGTAACCAGACATTTGGTATCACAACAGGAACTCTTGAGTGTAAACAGCCTCAAAAAGTTGTCAAGAATGACAAGCTGTTCAAGTTCGTATCAGAAAATATGGATCAGCTTGCATCAGACATTGCATCTGGAAACGGAGAAACCCTTGATACAGTTGCAGAGCTTATGAACATACCTGAAGACAAAAGGGCTGTTTTTTACTCAAAACTGCAGGAAAACTTTGACAGAATATACTCATCAGAAAAAGTCCAGTCAGCTGATGTTATAGACTCAATAGCTCAGATAGCTGAGGAAGTTTAATCAAAAATTGATGGTAAAAATTTTGGCGGGCAGTATTGCCTGCCTTTTTATTTACAGTGTTTCTTTCTCACAGGTAAAAACCCTATCACAAGACCCTCTTTGGCTTGGACTTCTCCATTATAAAAACGGAAAAAGTGAGATAGATGATCCTAAGTTTTTCCTCTCTGAAAATGGAAAAACAGATCCGAAAGCAGAACTGAAAGCCACTTTAGAAGCGTTTAAAAACTCTACTGAAGAAGGGGATAAACACCCGATCTGCAGGTTTCCTGCAAGGTATCACTTTTTAAAAAAGCATATAAATATAAAACTCAAGGTAAAACCAAAATGCAAAGACCTTAATGATTTTTTAAAAGAGGTTAATCCTTATTCCATATCAATAATATTTTCTGATGCATATATAAACAGTCCAGCTTCAATGTATGGACACACTTTTTTAAGGATAGATCCTTCTGTTAAAAGCAGACTTTTAGGTTATGCTGTAAATTATGCAGCAAATGCAGACAGGTCTGAAGGGTTTAAATATTACATAA contains:
- a CDS encoding metallophosphoesterase family protein; protein product: MRFAVISDIHGNIHALEAVDKDLKSNHVDRIYCLGDIINFGAHPKECLDWVKDRCDIVIKGEHDIFVADPEEVFLTNPYAIQSADWTYDQLSQEDFNYINSLENFYEEEDFILTHDEPSIPGTYHFLTSIRDAKETFTCFENRFCFYGHAHLNILFVKDTDGNVFNEGSGFFKIQNGQQFLICAGSVGQPRDRDPRAGYVIVDTDKGTIQFRRVKYDVEKAASDIKNAGLPEVFAQILMMKKD
- the yajC gene encoding preprotein translocase subunit YajC, with the protein product MSSIIGAVLWMVILIAIFYFLLYRPQQQQRKKHQEFINSLKKGDKVVTSGGIIGEIKGIDEKTVTLKVSEGTMIRVIKSAVSAPYEEEKKEN
- a CDS encoding DUF3015 family protein, translated to MRKLLAAAMGVAIISLPSFAVNKENTGCGLGYMLFKDAPDSTLFEILAVTTNGTFGNQTFGITTGTLECKQPQKVVKNDKLFKFVSENMDQLASDIASGNGETLDTVAELMNIPEDKRAVFYSKLQENFDRIYSSEKVQSADVIDSIAQIAEEV